A genomic stretch from Falco biarmicus isolate bFalBia1 chromosome 17, bFalBia1.pri, whole genome shotgun sequence includes:
- the LOC130160096 gene encoding feather keratin Cos1-2-like produces MPCHYRGCFRSLAACRKIAAYAAAALALRQRGASIKASPTDGSLSRFRHLLLLGNQVHLQPQAMSCCNPCQPCQPCGPTPLASSCNEPCVRQCQDSVVVIQPSAVVVTLPGPILSSFPQNTAVGSSTSAAVGSILSCEGVPINSGGFDLSCITSRYCGSRCRPC; encoded by the exons ATGCCATGTCATTACCGGGGATGTTTCCGTTCATTAGCAGCATGCCGGAAAATTGCTGCTTATGCAGCGGCTGCCTTGGCCCTGAGGCAGCGTGGGGCCAGTATAAAAGCCAGCCCAACTGATGGCTCTCTCAGCCGCTTCCGTCACCTCCTTCTCCTTGGGAACCAG gtgcacctccagccccaagccatgtcctgctgcaacccgtgccagccctgccagccctgcggcCCGACCCcgctggccagcagctgcaacgagccctgtgtcaggcagtgccaggactCCGTCGTCGTCATCCAGCCCTCCGCCGTGGTGGtgaccctgcccggccccatcctcagctccttcccgcagAACACCGCCGTGGGCTCCTCCACCTCTGCTGCCgttggcagcatcctcagctgtGAGGGAGTGCCCATCAACTCCGGGGGCTTTGACCTCTCCTGCATCACCAGCCGCTACTGCGGCAGCAGGTGTCGCCCCTGCTAA
- the LOC130160296 gene encoding LOW QUALITY PROTEIN: olfactory receptor 6F1 (The sequence of the model RefSeq protein was modified relative to this genomic sequence to represent the inferred CDS: substituted 1 base at 1 genomic stop codon) yields MERKQPQAVACSLNQGDHGFIXRMVHEDMLFGSFPWLKNLSLQLNLNMSRPTANGTGVEEFILLGFPGMWHSRISLVVAFALMYCLTVIGNASIIALIWMNSNLHTPMYFFLCNLSFLEIWYTTGAVPKAIGVMLGSSQTISFSACILQLLFLLSLGSTECFLLSVMAYDRYLAICYPLRYSSLMNSVLSTRLALSSWLGGFLAISVLAFLTSRLTFCGPNVINHFLCDIDSCLALSCSDTWPVELATFLVSLIVVVASCVVTLVSYIYIISSILRIHSAHGRKKAFSTCSAHLSVVMIWYGSTMFLYVKPSAQKSLDLNKLVNTFNTVVTPLLNPFIYTLRNKEVKQALGRAFQKK; encoded by the exons ATGGAGAGGAAGCAACCCCAGGCAGTTGCATGCAGCTTGAA CCAAGGGGACCATGGCTTCATCTGAAGGATGGTCCATGAAGACATGTTGTTTGGATCATTTCCATGGCTGA AAAATTTGTCTTTGCAGCTGAACCTCAACATGTCAAGGCCCACTGCAAACGGAACAGGTGTGGAAGAATTCATCCTTCTTGGCTTCCCGGGCATGTGGCATTCCCGGATCTCCCTTGTGGTGGCATTTGCACTGATGTACTGCCTGACAGTAATAGGCAATGCATCCATCATAGCCCTCATCTGGATGAACAGTAACCTCCATACCCCAATgtactttttcctctgtaatCTCTCCTTTCTGGAGATCTGGTACACTACGGGTGCTGTTCCCAAAGCCATAGGAGTCATGCTGGGGAGTAGCCAGACTATCTCCTTCAGTGCTTGCATCCTCCAGCTgttgtttcttctctctctAGGCTCCACTGAGTGTTTTCTCCTGTCTGTGATGGCATATGATCGCTATTTAGCCATATGCTACCCCTTGAGATACAGCTCCCTCATGAACAGCGTCCTCTCTACTCGGCTGGCActcagctcctggctgggagGCTTTCTGGCCATCTCAGTGCTGGCCTTTCTGACATCCAGGCTGACATTCTGTGGGCCAAATGTCATCAATCATTTCCTCTGTGATATAGATTCCTGCCTTGCCCTCTCCTGCAGTGACACATGGCCCGTGGAGCTGGCAACCTTCCTTGTCTCCTTAATTGTTGTGGTGGCCTCCTGTGTGGTCACCCTGGTCTCCTACATATACATCATCTCCTCCATCCTGAGGATCCACTCAGCCCATGGCCGGAAAAAGGCCTTTTCCACTTGCTCTGCCCATCTCAGTGTCGTCATGATCTGGTATGGCTCCACCATGTTCCTGTACGTCAAGCCATCAGCCCAGAAATCCCTGGATCTGAACAAACTCGTGAATACTTTCAACACAGTTGTAACCCCTTTGTTGAACCCCTTCATTTACACACTCAGGAACAAAGAAGTGAAGCAAGCTCTGGGTCGGGCTTTCCAGAAGAAATGA
- the LOC130160334 gene encoding feather keratin Cos1-1/Cos1-3/Cos2-1-like yields MMVPLYSALMRPLLEYWFRFYPPQYKGAMELLERIRRRGIRMMSISPKPPVGLGQVRASIKASAAPRSLIHFSLLVLLGNQVHLQPQAMSCCNPCMPCRPCGPTPLANSCNEPCVRQCQNSTVVIEPSPVVVTLPGPILSSFPQNTVVGSSTSAAVGSILSCEGVPINSGGFDLSCITSRYCGSRCRPC; encoded by the exons ATGATGGTTcctctctactcagcactgATGAGGCCACTCCTGGAGTACTGGTTCCGGTTCTATCCTCCCCAGTACAAGGGAGCTATGGAACTACTGGAAAGAATCCGAAGAAGGGGCATAAGGATGatgagcatctctcct AAGCCACCTGTGGGCCTGGGGCAGGTCAGGGCCAGTATAAAAGCCAGCGCAGCTCCTCGCTCTCTCATCCACTTCTCTCTCCTCGTTCTCCTTGGGAACCAG gtgcacctccagccccaagcCATGTCCTGCTGCAACCCGTGCATGCCCTGCCGGCCCTGCGGCCCAACTCCGCTGGCcaacagctgcaacgagccctgtgTCAGGCAGTGCCAGAACTCCACCGTCGTCATCGAGCCCTCCCCCGTGGTGGTGACCctgcctggccccatcctcagctccttcccgcagAACACCGTTGTGGGCTCCTCCACCTCCGCTGCCgttggcagcatcctcagctgtGAGGGAGTGCCCATCAACTCCGGGGGCTTTGACCTCTCCTGCATCACCAGCCGCTACTGCGGCAGCAGGTGTCGCCCCTGCTAA
- the LOC130160127 gene encoding feather keratin Cos1-1/Cos1-3/Cos2-1 encodes MSCCNPCMPCRPCGPTPLANSCNEPCVRQCQNSTVVIEPSPVVVTLPGPILSSFPQNTVVGSSTSAAVGSILSCEGVPINSGGFDLSCITSRYCGSRCRPC; translated from the coding sequence ATGTCCTGCTGCAACCCGTGCATGCCCTGCCGGCCCTGCGGCCCGACCCCGCTGGCcaacagctgcaacgagccctgtgTCAGGCAGTGCCAGAACTCCACCGTCGTCATCGAGCCCTCCCCCGTGGTGGtgaccctgcccggccccatcctcagctccttcccgcagAACACCGTTGTGGGCTCCTCCACCTCCGCTGCCgttggcagcatcctcagctgtGAGGGAGTGCCCATCAACTCCGGGGGCTTTGACCTCTCCTGCATCACCAGCCGCTACTGCGGCAGCAGGTGTCGCCCCTGCTAA